The genomic segment ACCGAGAACTCGGCCTATTTTCCAACGCGAAACCCGTGGGACCCCGATCGCGTGCCGGGCGGATCGTCGGGCGGGTCGGTGGCGGCCGTGGCGGCGCGGATCGTGCCGTACGCGCTGGGTTCGGACACGGGCGGATCGATCCGGCAGCCGGCGTCGTTCTGCGGCGTGTGCGGGTTGAAGCCGACGTACGGCCGCGTGTCGCGCTACGGGCTGGTGGCGTTCGCGAGCAGTCTGGATCACGTCGCGCCGTGCGCGACGAGTGCCGAGGGTCTGGCCCGCGTGCTGGGCTGCATCGCGGGAAAGGACGCGCGCGATTCAACCAGCGTGGATCAGCCGGTGCCGGATTATGCGGCGGAGCTGGGCAAGCCGCTGGGATCGCTTCGGCTGGGCGTGCCGCGGGAATACTTCGGCGAGGGGCTGGATGGCGAAGTGCGGGCGGCGGTGGAAGCGGCGATCGAGCAGTATCGAAAGCTGGGAGCGGCCGTCGCGGACATCTCGCTGCCGCACACGAAATATACAATCGCCTGTTATTACCTGATCTGCACGGCCGAGGCGTCGAGCAATCTGGCGCGATACGACGGCGTGCATTTCGGGCATCGCACGGCGACCGGCAGCGATTTCATCGAGATGGTCGCGGCGAGCCGGGCCGAGGGCTTCGGGCCGGAGGTGGCGCGGCGGATCATGCTGGGCACCTATGCCCTGTCGAGCGGATACTACGATGCGTACTATCTCAAGGCGCTGAAGGTGCGGACGCTGATTGCGCGGGATTTCCGCGCGGCGTTTGAGAAATGCGACGTGATCGTGTCGCCCACGACGCCGACGGCGGCCTTTCGCCTCGGCGAAAAGTGCGGCGACCCGTTGCAGATGTACCTGGCAGATATCTATACGACCGCTGCGAACCTCGCCGGCATTCCCGCGGCGTCGATCCCCTGCGGGTTCACGTCGGACGGCCTGCCGATCGGCTTGCAATTGATGGCCCCCGCTTTCGCCGAAGCCCGGCTGCTGCAAGTCGCCCATGCCTACCAGCAGGTGACGGATTATCACACGCGCGTACCGCCGATGTGCGCCGCGTAGCATCCAGCGCCTACATGCCGATCAACGCGCTGACAAACCCGCTTATGTCCGCGGCGTCCACCAGGCCGTTGCCGGAAAAATCGCCCTTGGCGATGCGCAGCGGGTCGTTGGCCGGCCCGGTCGTTATCAATCGCACGAACCAGTCGATGTCGCCGCCGTTGACGGCTGCGTCGAGGTTGACGTCGCCATTGGCGGGGACGGGCACCGTCAGTCGGAAGTCGATGACCAGAGGCAGGTGGTCGTAGCCGCCCGGAGGTGACAGAACAACGTCATATTGCTGCAAGCCGTTCGCGGCGAGTTCGGAGGTGGTCATGGTGACGGTGTTCAGCACGAGCTTCTTCGCGGCGTTGATGGCGGTATCGGTGTAAATCGCGTAATCCAGCCGACCGGGATCAAAGCCGCTGCCGTCCTCGCGCCACGTGTAATCGGCCGGGCCGACGAGGTTGTGAAGCGGGTGCACGTCGGTGCTGCACGAGGCGTCCCAGTCGGGCGGGGAGTCGGGTCCGTACGTTGTGTTGTTGCTGATGTCGCCGCAGAGGACCGTGTTGAGCGGGGCAAGCGAGCCGACGATGTTGAGATCGCCGAGGACGAGCATCGGCGTGCCGGTCGGCAGCGTGATGGACCCGCCGGCGGTTCGGGCGTCTCGAAGCCAGGCGATGATCGAATCGGCCTGCTTCTGGCGGCGGTTGTCGTTGGTCGCGCCGCTGCAGCATTTAAAATGCTCGTTGATGATGTAAAGGTCCCGCGCGAAGCGATCATTCGGCAGATCGACGAGTACCATGACGCGCGGCAAGTCCCCCGCGGGGGTCGTCTGGGTGGCAATCATCGAGAGCGGCCAGCGGCTGACTGTGACGTTGTTGTAGCCGATGGCGCCGTGCCAGCTCGCGCCGCCGGGCAGGGGCAGCACGTCGTTGAAGATGGCGGTGACGTCGCTGACGGGCCGGCTGCCGTTGATTTCCTGAAGCGTCATGATGTCGGGGTTGATGGCGGCGATGAGCCGGCGAAACTCGGCGACTTTGTTGCAGCAGCGGAAGGAGTGATTGTTCGGGTCGTTGTCGGGGAAGATGGAATCCCAGTTGACGTTGTAGTCCGCGATGCGCAAATCACTGGGCCACTGGCGGTCGAGGAAGGTGCCGGTCTGGGCGTGAGCGATTCCGTTCGATCCGAATGCAATCGCCGCAAGTACCAATCGAGGTGACTGCGCGAGCAATCGGGTGCAGCACTTTTTCACCGGGGCGACAGGCTCCGGCTCTGACTTGCGAGAATCGTTACACATGGCTGGGCGGCTCGATTTTCTGCATCTCGCCGGAGGCGAGCTTGGCCTGGTATTCCTTCCAGTTCATCTTCGGCAGGCCGCTGTCGACCTGTTTCATCGTGATGCAGCCTTCCACCGGGCAGACGAGCGAGCACATGTTGCAGCCGACGCAGGTGTCCTGCTTGATGGAGAAGACACCGACGTAGCCGTCGCCCGCGCCGGGCAGCACTTCGACATCGCCGCTTTTGTGAAAGTGCATGTCGGGGTTGATGAGGCGGTGGCCGTTGCCGTTGGTGTTCGCGGGATGGGCCCGCACAGCGGACCCTGCTGCTGCACCCTCACCCCGGCCCTCTCCCTGGGAGGGAGAGGGGGCAGCGCCGTAGCGCTTGGTGAACTCATCCAGCGGCACCTTCTCCCACTTGATCGACTGGTGGCATCCGTCCTCGCAGGCGATGTAGCACAGCCCGCAGTGGATGCACTTGGCCTGGTTTATCTCGGCGACGACTTTGTATGACAGATCGAGATCGCCCCAGTCGACGATGTTGGGCACGCTTCTTCCGATGAAGTCAGACGTCTTCTTGAAGCCGCGCTCGCGCATCCAGTTTTTCATGCCGCTGATCATGTGTTCGACGATTCGGAAGCCGTAATGCATGACGGCGGTGCAGACTTGGACACTGGTCGCGCCGAGGAGCATGAACTCGACGGCGTCCTGCCAGGCCTGGATGCCGCCGATGCCGCTGATGGGGATGCCGACGCCGGGGTCGGCGGCGATGCTCGAGACCATGTTGAGGGCGATCGGTTTGACCGCCGGGCCGCAGTAGCCGCCGTGCGAGCCGCGACCGGCGACGTTGGGCCTGGGGGCGAACGAATTGAGATCGACGCCCATGATGGAGTTGATGGTGTTGATGAGCGAGACGGCGTCGGCCCCGCCGTTCTTCGCGGCGCGAGCGATGGCGCGCACATCGGTGACGTTCGGCGTCAGCTTGACGATCACCGGGATGCGCGACGCCTCCTTCACCCACGACGTGATCATCTCGGCGTATTGCGGCACCTGGCCGACGGCGGCGCCCATGCCGCGTTCGCTCATGCCGTGGGGGCAGCCGAAGTTCAGTTCGAACCCGTCGCAGCCGGTGTCCTGGGTGCGCTTGACGATGTCGTGCCAGGTTTCGCGTTTCGACTCGACCATGAGTGACACGAACAGGGCATGATCCGGGAAGTCGCGCTTCACGTCGCGGATCTCGGCGAGATTCACGTCCAGCGGGCGGTCGGTGATCAGCTCGATGTTGTTCAGGCCCATGACCTTGCGGCCGTCGTAATCGACCGCGCCGTAGCGACTGGAGACGTTGACGATCGGTTCGTGGGTGAGGGTCTTCCAGACCGCGCCGCCCCAGCCGGCCTCGAAGGCGCGACGGACCTGGTAGCCGCTGTTGGTCGGCGGGGCCGATGCGAGCCAGAAGGGGTTGGGCGATTTCACGCCGCAGAAGGTGATGGAGAGGTCGGGTTGCATGTCGGGCGCTCCGATCCGCGCGCGTCAGGCGCGAAGGTGCATTATATCAAGAATTGGCCGTCTGCGCCAGCGATCGTACTCAATGAGTCGAATGCGCGAGCAATCGGAGCACTGCGCGCGTTCGTCGCTTGCTTGCGCAATCGGCTTTTTGTCCGGCGCGAAATGGCCGTGAATGACGGACCCGCCCTCCGTTTTGAGTATCATCGTTAAGAACGGTCCCATCCAGACGGGGTACCGATATGCGTCTCATTTCAATTTCGCCATTGGTTGCGACCATGGCCGCTTTGAGCTTTGTGCCAAGCGTTGCTGCTGATCCGCTGACAACGCAGCCGGCGGCCGACGACGTGACCGCCATTCTGAAGGATGTCCTAAAAAAAGACCGCGTGCCGGGGATGGCGGCGGCGGTGGTTCGCTGCGAGGGGCCGATCGTGGTCGGCGTTGCAGGCAGGCGCGCGGCGCGAGGCAAACAGAAGATCGCTGCGGAGGATCGGTTTCATCTCGGCTCATGCACGAAGTCGATGACGGCGACGCTTTGCGCAATGCTCGTGGAGCAAGGTAAGTTGAAATGGGAGACGACGGTCGCCGAGGCTTTTGGCGAGCAGGCGGAGAAGTTGAACCCGGCGTATCGCACCGTCACGTTGAAGCAATTGTTGTGTCATCGCGCGGGGCTGGCGGAGGATCGGCGGCCGGATTTGGCGACGTGGCCGAAGGTGTTGCTGCTTTCTGGGGATATGCTCAAGCAGCGGCGTTCGCTTGTTGAGATCGTGCTGTCGCGCGAGCCGGCGCACGAAGCGGATTCAAAATTTGCGTACTCGAATTACGGCTTCGCGATTGCGGGGGCGATGTGCGAGGCCGTGACCGGCGAAGCCTACGAAGCACTGATGAAGCGAATGATGTTCGAGCCGCTGGGGATGACGACGGCTGGTTTCGGCGCGCCGGGTTCGCCAGAGAAGATCGATCAGCCGCGTGGGCACGACACGCTGTTCGGGATGTACAGCGCCGTGCCGCCGGGGCCGGGGAGCGATAATCCGGCGGTGATCGGCCCGGCCGGCACGGTGCATTGCTCGGTCGGCGACTGGGCGAAGTATGCGCGGATGCATCTGCTCGGCGCGCGGAAACCCGAGGCTGTTCCGCTGCTCAAGCCGGCGACGGTTGAGATCCTGCACACCGATCCCTATGAACAGGGCTATGCGTTTGGCTGGGTGATTCGCGATGAGGAGTGGGCCGGCGGGAAGATGCTGGCGCACGACGGATCGAACGGCCGCTGGTACGCGGTCGTCCTGATCGCCCCGCAGCGTGATCTCGCCATTCTCGCGGCGACCAATGCTGCCGATGACACGGCGCAGAAGGCGATTGGCGGGGCGATACGAAAACTGCGTGAGTCCTTCAAATAGGCAAACATCAAAGGTCCGATTGCGCCGGCAATCGAAGCCCTGCGCGCGTTCGTCGATTGCTTGCGCAATCGGCTCTTTATATCGCGCCGTCAAACCACGCAGACGCAATCGACTTCCAGCAGCGCGCCGGGGACGACGAAATCCAGCACAACCACGGTGCTTCGCGCCGGGCGCGGTTCGGGGAAGATCGTCATATACACTTCGTTGAACTTCGCGAAGTCTTCATACTTCTTCAGGAAGCAGGTGCACTTGAGGACTTTGTCCAGGCTCGAACCGGCTGCTTCGACCGACGCCTTCAGATTCTCCAGGGTTCGCCGCGCCTGCGATTCGAAGTCCGCATCCAACGCCGACTTGCCGTCTTTCTGATACGTCCCGACGCAGCCGGCCACGAACACGAATCGACCCGACTGCATCGCGCGCGAATAGGCCTTGCTCGGGCTGCCGGGCACGGCGCGGCGGTCGGGGCGATTCACTTTCCCATCCTTGGTTTGCGGGTCATCGGCGAGTGCCGTTTGTGTGACGATGCCCGATGCGCCGGCCGCCGCGGCGCCGGTCACGATCGCCAGCTTGCCGGTGTTGCTCAAGAATCGGCGACGTGTGCTTCGGTTGGTTGCCATCTGACGTTCCTCCTTACTCGTTTCTCGCTCGATTGCGTTCGTACGCCGCTGATTCGCATGAATCATCGCCGGCCCCTACAATACTCACGAAACAACGACGCCGATCGTCGGTAGACCCGAAACCACAACACGATACCACACCCGGAAACGACACCCCGCCATGCTGCTACGAAACGTCGCCATCATTGCTCACGTCGACCACGGCAAAACGTCCCTGGTGGACTGCCTCCTGCGGCAGACCGGCATCTTTCGCGAGGGCACGGCCACGCAGGACCTCATCCTGGACTCCAACCCGCAGGAACGCGAGCGCGGCATCACCATTTTCGCAAAGAACTGTGCGATCCGCTACAAGGATTTCAAGATCAACCTGATCGACACGCCGGGCCACGCCGATTTTGGCGGTGAAGTCGAGCGCGTGTTGAAGATGGCCGACGGCGTGCTGCTGCTCGTCGATGCGTTCGAAGGCCCGATGCCGCAGACGCGCTTCGTGCTGAAGAAGGCGTTTGAGTACCACCTCAAGCCGATCGTGGTGATTAACAAAATCGACCGGCCCGATGCGCGCATCAAAGAGGTTGTTGACGAAGTGCATGACCTGTTCATTGAGCTGGGCGCGAACGAGGAGTGCCTCGAATGGCCGATTCTTTATACCAGCGCCAAGCTCGGCTTTGCGCGGACATCGCCGACCGATACCAACACCGACATCCGACCCTTGTTGGATGAGATGGTCAAATCCGTGCCCGCGCCGCAGGTCTCGGTAGAAGAGCCGTTGCAGATGCTCGTCGCCTCGCTGGACTACAGCGACTACGTCGGGCGCATCGCCATCGGCCGCATCTTCAGTGGTTCGATCAAAACCGGTCAGCGCATCGTGCGGATCAGCCGCGACGGCCACCATTGCGGCGAGACGGTGGACACGGTGTTCATCTTCGACGGCCTGGGTCGAAAGAAAGTCGATTGCGCGGCGGCCGGCGAGATCGTCGCGCTGACGGGTCTGGCCGAAATCGGAATCGGCGACACGGTGGCCGATCCGGACAATCCGCAGCCGCTGCCGACGATTCCGGTCGACGAACCGACGCTGACCATGGTGTTCTCGATCAACACGTCGCCGTTCGCCGGGCGCGAGGGGAAGTTCCTCACGACGCGGCACATCCGCGATCGGCTGATGAAGGAATTGCAGCACAACGTCGCGCTTCGCGTGGAAGACATGCCGCAGAAGGACAGTTTCCGCGTCTCCGGGCGCGGCTTGCTGCACCTGGGCGTGTTGATCGAATCGATGCGGCGCGAGGGATTTGAGTTGATGGTGGGCAAACCGAAGGTGATCTACCGAGAAATCGCCGGGAAGAAATGCGAGCCGATCGAGTACCTCGTGGTCGATGTTCCCGCCAATGCAGCCGGCGCGGTGATCGAGCTGGTCGGCGGCCGCCGCGGTGAGATGATGAAAATGGAGACAAAGGATGCCCAGGCGCACCTGGAGTTCACGATCCCCGCGCGCGGGCTGATCGGCCTGCGCACGCGCATGCTGAACGCGACGCGCGGCGAAGCGATCATGCATCATTCGTTCTACGAGTACGAGCACTTGCGCGGGGCGATTCCTGTGCGGCACGTCGGCGTGATGGTGGCGACGGAGACCGGCCGCGTGACGGCCTACGCGCTGGAGGCGCTGGCCGACCGCGGGACGATGTTCGTATCGCCCGGCGACGAGGTGTACAAGGGGCAGGTGGTCGGCGAGCACTGCAAAGACGAGGACATCGAGGTCAACGTGGCCCGGCTGAAGAAGCTGACCAACATGCGCGCCGCGGGGGCTGACAAGACGGTCGTGCTGAAACCGCCGCGACAGATGGCGCTGGAGGCGATGCTGGAGTACATCGAAGAGGATGAATGGGTGGAGGTGACGCCCGGCGCCTGCCGGATGCGGAAGAAGCTGCTCGACCCGACTGATCGCAAGCGCGCCGGGCGTGAAGCGATGGCGGTGGAATCTGAAATGTGACGCGCGATGAACGAATCAGGCGAAGTTATTTCTGCCGTGCGGCGCTCCGATCGGGCGCTGGTGGAGCAATTGAGCGATTGGGAGTCGCTGGAGTTCGGCGTGGCGCACACGTCGAGCCGGCATCCGGCGCTGGCGAGCGCGAACCAGTTGCGCGAGGTGTGGCTGGCGGAGGTTACGGCCGAGTCGGCATACGAACGCGCCGAGGCGTATTACGCCGAGCGCGCGCTGACGTGCCGCTTGTGGACGCCGGCATCGGGCCAGGCGCCGGAGCCGGTGGAGCGGCTGCTGCTTTCGCACGGTTGGCGCTGCATGGACCGGGCTGCCATGTATCTGACAACGATGGACGCGCTGACCGATGCGATGCCTCCTGCGATTCGCGTATTGCCGGCGCGGGCCATGCCGAAGGCGTTTCGGCAGACGTTCGCGGCGGAAGGCGCCGCGGCCAACGCGGATCCGGCCTTTGCCGGCGCGGCGGCCGACGCCCAGGCCGAAGCGGCCATCGACCGGCTGAATGATTCCAATCACGACGCATTCGTTGCGATGCTCGATGGAGTTGCCGCCGGGCGGATCAGTTACTTGCAGGCAGGCGATATCGCGCGGCTGGACGACCTCACCGTGCTGCGCGCGTTTCGCGGGCGCGGCGTCGGCGGCGCGCTGGTGTCGCATGTCCTGCACCTCGCCAAACGCCTGCTTCCCAAGATCCTTGTCGCGACGGCGCCCGCCGACTGTCCCGAGCGAATTGGATTCCTGCGCGGATGGGGGTTCGAACTCGGCGGCGTCGTGCGGGACTTCGTCCGACCGGCCGGCTGATGTGGCCAACGAGTCGACTGCGCAAGCGATCGGACACGATGGCGCGGGAGGATCCGATGTGTCACGCAGCATCGCACCGGCGGCTCGGGTCGACGGCTCGAGTCGCTGGCTCATCGGGGTCTTGATGAACCACCGCCTCGCCGTACGATGCTTGGCGGCATGATTTCGTTCTCTCCCGACAGCATCGTCTTCACGCGGCGCTATCGCCAAGCCGTCTTCGCACTGCTGCTGATTGTGAATGCGATGGTGTGGGTTCTCCCCAGCAACGTGGCCGAGCAATTCGCGCGCGAGCAGCCGGTGTTGCTGGGCCGCTACTCGCGCACGCATGTCGCCTGGTTGATCGGCATGGCGATCCTCACACCGATGATCCTGTTTCCGGCGTTCGCCACGTCGCCCGCGATGCTCCGGCGCCGCGTCTTCGCCGTTTTCAGCGCGGCCATCGCCGCCACGCTGGCCCTGCTGGCGATCAACGTCGGCCTGTATTTCGTCACCGATTACCCTTACGTCGCGGGGGATCACGTCTATCACCGTCCGCCGAACGCGCGCTATCACTCTGTCTACGAAGACCGGCCCGAACCGGGACAGGCCTATCCGGTTATTCGGCCGGGCTTCGGGCGCGTCGAATGCACGCTCACGTTCGACGCCAACGGTTACCGCAATCGCGCCGTTCCGGATCAATGCGACATCGTGACGGTCGGCGATTCCTTTACCGAGGGCAGCCGCGTCACCGATGGCGACGAGTGGCCGGCGCGCTTGGCTGTCTTGACGAATCAGAGCGTCTATAACCTGGGGTTGTCCGGTTACGGGCTGCCGGAGTACGTCGCTGCGGTGAAGGCTTATGGGTTGACGCTCAAGCCACGCATCGTCGTGTGCATGTTGTACGAGGGGAACGACTTTCGTTCGACGACGACGCAGGCCCAGCGGGGCGTGACCTGGTTGCAGGTTCTGAAGG from the Planctomycetia bacterium genome contains:
- the typA gene encoding translational GTPase TypA yields the protein MLLRNVAIIAHVDHGKTSLVDCLLRQTGIFREGTATQDLILDSNPQERERGITIFAKNCAIRYKDFKINLIDTPGHADFGGEVERVLKMADGVLLLVDAFEGPMPQTRFVLKKAFEYHLKPIVVINKIDRPDARIKEVVDEVHDLFIELGANEECLEWPILYTSAKLGFARTSPTDTNTDIRPLLDEMVKSVPAPQVSVEEPLQMLVASLDYSDYVGRIAIGRIFSGSIKTGQRIVRISRDGHHCGETVDTVFIFDGLGRKKVDCAAAGEIVALTGLAEIGIGDTVADPDNPQPLPTIPVDEPTLTMVFSINTSPFAGREGKFLTTRHIRDRLMKELQHNVALRVEDMPQKDSFRVSGRGLLHLGVLIESMRREGFELMVGKPKVIYREIAGKKCEPIEYLVVDVPANAAGAVIELVGGRRGEMMKMETKDAQAHLEFTIPARGLIGLRTRMLNATRGEAIMHHSFYEYEHLRGAIPVRHVGVMVATETGRVTAYALEALADRGTMFVSPGDEVYKGQVVGEHCKDEDIEVNVARLKKLTNMRAAGADKTVVLKPPRQMALEAMLEYIEEDEWVEVTPGACRMRKKLLDPTDRKRAGREAMAVESEM
- a CDS encoding GNAT family N-acetyltransferase, translating into MNESGEVISAVRRSDRALVEQLSDWESLEFGVAHTSSRHPALASANQLREVWLAEVTAESAYERAEAYYAERALTCRLWTPASGQAPEPVERLLLSHGWRCMDRAAMYLTTMDALTDAMPPAIRVLPARAMPKAFRQTFAAEGAAANADPAFAGAAADAQAEAAIDRLNDSNHDAFVAMLDGVAAGRISYLQAGDIARLDDLTVLRAFRGRGVGGALVSHVLHLAKRLLPKILVATAPADCPERIGFLRGWGFELGGVVRDFVRPAG
- a CDS encoding endonuclease/exonuclease/phosphatase family protein; translated protein: MCNDSRKSEPEPVAPVKKCCTRLLAQSPRLVLAAIAFGSNGIAHAQTGTFLDRQWPSDLRIADYNVNWDSIFPDNDPNNHSFRCCNKVAEFRRLIAAINPDIMTLQEINGSRPVSDVTAIFNDVLPLPGGASWHGAIGYNNVTVSRWPLSMIATQTTPAGDLPRVMVLVDLPNDRFARDLYIINEHFKCCSGATNDNRRQKQADSIIAWLRDARTAGGSITLPTGTPMLVLGDLNIVGSLAPLNTVLCGDISNNTTYGPDSPPDWDASCSTDVHPLHNLVGPADYTWREDGSGFDPGRLDYAIYTDTAINAAKKLVLNTVTMTTSELAANGLQQYDVVLSPPGGYDHLPLVIDFRLTVPVPANGDVNLDAAVNGGDIDWFVRLITTGPANDPLRIAKGDFSGNGLVDAADISGFVSALIGM
- the gatA gene encoding Asp-tRNA(Asn)/Glu-tRNA(Gln) amidotransferase subunit GatA, translating into MSESAVQQVAASLERFARLDSKLQCAISLLEAPARKRAADLDAAASRGESRGALHGVPVAVKDVFCTDEGTTTCGSKMLAGFKSPYNAHCVERLLDAGAVIVAKTNTDEFAMGSSTENSAYFPTRNPWDPDRVPGGSSGGSVAAVAARIVPYALGSDTGGSIRQPASFCGVCGLKPTYGRVSRYGLVAFASSLDHVAPCATSAEGLARVLGCIAGKDARDSTSVDQPVPDYAAELGKPLGSLRLGVPREYFGEGLDGEVRAAVEAAIEQYRKLGAAVADISLPHTKYTIACYYLICTAEASSNLARYDGVHFGHRTATGSDFIEMVAASRAEGFGPEVARRIMLGTYALSSGYYDAYYLKALKVRTLIARDFRAAFEKCDVIVSPTTPTAAFRLGEKCGDPLQMYLADIYTTAANLAGIPAASIPCGFTSDGLPIGLQLMAPAFAEARLLQVAHAYQQVTDYHTRVPPMCAA
- a CDS encoding SGNH/GDSL hydrolase family protein, producing MISFSPDSIVFTRRYRQAVFALLLIVNAMVWVLPSNVAEQFAREQPVLLGRYSRTHVAWLIGMAILTPMILFPAFATSPAMLRRRVFAVFSAAIAATLALLAINVGLYFVTDYPYVAGDHVYHRPPNARYHSVYEDRPEPGQAYPVIRPGFGRVECTLTFDANGYRNRAVPDQCDIVTVGDSFTEGSRVTDGDEWPARLAVLTNQSVYNLGLSGYGLPEYVAAVKAYGLTLKPRIVVCMLYEGNDFRSTTTQAQRGVTWLQVLKASPLLMRLNDALLRGLGPIGSQSAAQRLPMLAWQPMALPEGPAARYYAFAPKQLLELYAEGEEFRGSGAWFASKGLLKELDRACREAGATLVVAYAPSKAHVVFPPAADRLPGNDVLAFCRLRYNKALPPADQICRAIAAGLGRRESVISQWCRQESIPFVSLTSALREACMGGRPCYYTYDQHWSPIGHEIAAKVISASLNKSTLAHVEGR
- a CDS encoding RidA family protein gives rise to the protein MATNRSTRRRFLSNTGKLAIVTGAAAAGASGIVTQTALADDPQTKDGKVNRPDRRAVPGSPSKAYSRAMQSGRFVFVAGCVGTYQKDGKSALDADFESQARRTLENLKASVEAAGSSLDKVLKCTCFLKKYEDFAKFNEVYMTIFPEPRPARSTVVVLDFVVPGALLEVDCVCVV
- the preA gene encoding NAD-dependent dihydropyrimidine dehydrogenase subunit PreA, with amino-acid sequence MQPDLSITFCGVKSPNPFWLASAPPTNSGYQVRRAFEAGWGGAVWKTLTHEPIVNVSSRYGAVDYDGRKVMGLNNIELITDRPLDVNLAEIRDVKRDFPDHALFVSLMVESKRETWHDIVKRTQDTGCDGFELNFGCPHGMSERGMGAAVGQVPQYAEMITSWVKEASRIPVIVKLTPNVTDVRAIARAAKNGGADAVSLINTINSIMGVDLNSFAPRPNVAGRGSHGGYCGPAVKPIALNMVSSIAADPGVGIPISGIGGIQAWQDAVEFMLLGATSVQVCTAVMHYGFRIVEHMISGMKNWMRERGFKKTSDFIGRSVPNIVDWGDLDLSYKVVAEINQAKCIHCGLCYIACEDGCHQSIKWEKVPLDEFTKRYGAAPSPSQGEGRGEGAAAGSAVRAHPANTNGNGHRLINPDMHFHKSGDVEVLPGAGDGYVGVFSIKQDTCVGCNMCSLVCPVEGCITMKQVDSGLPKMNWKEYQAKLASGEMQKIEPPSHV
- a CDS encoding beta-lactamase family protein: MAALSFVPSVAADPLTTQPAADDVTAILKDVLKKDRVPGMAAAVVRCEGPIVVGVAGRRAARGKQKIAAEDRFHLGSCTKSMTATLCAMLVEQGKLKWETTVAEAFGEQAEKLNPAYRTVTLKQLLCHRAGLAEDRRPDLATWPKVLLLSGDMLKQRRSLVEIVLSREPAHEADSKFAYSNYGFAIAGAMCEAVTGEAYEALMKRMMFEPLGMTTAGFGAPGSPEKIDQPRGHDTLFGMYSAVPPGPGSDNPAVIGPAGTVHCSVGDWAKYARMHLLGARKPEAVPLLKPATVEILHTDPYEQGYAFGWVIRDEEWAGGKMLAHDGSNGRWYAVVLIAPQRDLAILAATNAADDTAQKAIGGAIRKLRESFK